The following coding sequences are from one Niveibacterium umoris window:
- a CDS encoding MSHA biogenesis protein MshK, with the protein MVTPVRRWTPCLLLTLPLLCHAADALRAGDPTRPPEGLLQPASVSAQAGEPLVLQSVLLAPDRRVAVISGQPVRVGGYVGNAKLVALDANTAVLQENGEKRVLTLLPGITHEAGAKIRPEKKR; encoded by the coding sequence ATGGTTACGCCTGTGAGACGCTGGACGCCCTGCCTGCTGCTGACGCTGCCGCTGCTGTGCCACGCGGCGGACGCGTTGCGGGCCGGCGATCCGACGCGCCCGCCAGAGGGGCTGTTGCAGCCTGCTTCGGTGAGCGCGCAGGCGGGTGAGCCGCTGGTGCTGCAATCGGTGCTCCTGGCGCCTGACCGCAGGGTCGCGGTAATCAGCGGACAGCCGGTGCGAGTCGGCGGTTACGTCGGCAACGCGAAGCTGGTGGCGCTCGATGCCAATACGGCGGTACTGCAGGAAAACGGTGAGAAGCGCGTGCTGACGCTGCTGCCGGGTATCACACACGAAGCCGGCGCAAAGATCCGGCCGGAGAAGAAGCGATGA
- the gspM gene encoding type II secretion system protein GspM, whose protein sequence is MKARWIHLSDRFNALADRERMLLSAMSVGVLLALFWLILIAPAMNRQAADLAQMRSLHGQLDGLAEQARLLEEARRNDPVVQKRAQIESLTQQNLALKAALSGKRALLADPKQMPTRLRDLLARQPGLELVSLRTLPVENLTARDDKANAAPTPASGQASPPGTAIYRHGLEIAVRGEYAAIARWLTAVEQFGWQVFWGQMDLQVEKYPVSVATVTIYTLSLDPAWLRL, encoded by the coding sequence ATGAAGGCTCGCTGGATCCACCTGAGCGACCGATTCAATGCGCTCGCAGACCGCGAGCGCATGCTGCTGTCTGCGATGAGCGTGGGGGTGCTGCTGGCGCTGTTCTGGCTGATCCTGATTGCGCCCGCGATGAACCGGCAGGCTGCTGACCTGGCGCAGATGCGCAGTCTGCACGGCCAGCTTGATGGCCTGGCCGAGCAGGCGCGCCTGCTCGAAGAGGCGCGCCGCAATGATCCGGTGGTGCAGAAACGTGCCCAGATCGAGTCGCTTACCCAACAGAACCTGGCGTTGAAGGCGGCGCTGTCGGGCAAGCGGGCGCTGCTCGCCGATCCGAAACAGATGCCGACGCGCCTGCGCGACCTGCTCGCCCGGCAGCCGGGTCTGGAACTCGTCAGTCTGCGGACCTTGCCGGTCGAGAACCTCACCGCGCGCGACGACAAGGCCAACGCGGCGCCGACGCCGGCCTCAGGTCAGGCGTCCCCGCCCGGCACGGCGATCTATCGCCACGGTTTAGAGATCGCGGTGCGCGGGGAGTATGCTGCGATCGCGCGTTGGCTGACGGCGGTCGAGCAGTTCGGCTGGCAGGTGTTCTGGGGGCAGATGGATCTGCAGGTTGAAAAGTACCCGGTGTCGGTCGCGACCGTCACGATCTACACCCTGAGCCTGGACCCGGCATGGTTACGCCTGTGA